A window of Solanum stenotomum isolate F172 chromosome 9, ASM1918654v1, whole genome shotgun sequence genomic DNA:
TATTTTCGATACATACACTATATTGTCAAGAACATAATAACtaaattcaaatgaaaaaaatttggctcctttcttatgaacctccatcattctcttttttattatagtatgtCGTATCATGTATGTTAAAAATGACACTAAAATTGTTAGTATCATAAATGTTTTTTCTCATTATCTCAGAATAGTCATTACTATTGCTTAGGTTTTATATCACCGGCCCCAACTTATTTGGAATTGAACCATAGTTATTGTTATGATTATAGTATGTAGTTACAAAGAATTAATGCAATTATCAACCAAACAGTAGGTGACATCTGAATGTAACTGTTAACAACTGGATATTCTAAATCAAAATCTTGAcacataacatattaaaatcttACAGGATAATTTTGTGAGCACTTGAACTCACAAATATATatccacaaataataataaagacgaCCTTACTTTCcaaacaatcaagaagaaaaaggtaTGTTGCTCAACATATATTTCAAAAAGATAGTATGTCGAGCCGTATCCAAGTTTAcatttgacaaattaaattgaaagaagctaaaagaaagagttattacttcattataaaaaaaaacaaaaaacttaatcaaaagaaagagttaccactacaacaaaaattatctttaacaacaattaatagcttaattgtTGCTAAATATGAATTTTCAGAGGCAATTGGTACTCTATATATATGTCCCTAAAGTCTATAGCAACATTGAAtgtaatgacaattaattaatgtcggTAATGGCTCTAGCACTCTTcgttaatgtgcatatttattgccgataaaaattatttttgttatagtgtatTTTGGACATTTGTTAGTTTCAAGAAATCTTGATCTCTTATTATGCCTAAAAAGAAGAGACGGAGAAATATGACAAATTAGTTAACTTGAGGTGAAAGTAGTGGACTAATTGTCTCTATACTAATATTCTACGAAGAGTGCAATGACGTACAAAATGCTTGTACCtaagaaaaaacaatcaaataatataCTAACTCTAGAGAGCGATCTGTTTGGTTCTTTTAACAAACTTCATCATTGGTTCCGTATTAGTTATCACATATTTGTTGTTGTGTGCTATCAAATATAGCACTACCCACAAtcaattttcccaaaaagtaTATGAAGAAACCTTTAGAAAGCtcaaaagagaagataaattttcaatcatcctCACAAGAATTTTTAATagagttaaaaaaaagtcaccaaaatagcaaaaagaaattgcaaTATACATGAATCACTATAACTTACAGTAAAAGATTAAGTTCCACGAAATATGAGGAATGAAACACACTTCATAAGAAGCTTGaataatgtatttgaattcgacTCCCCAATAGCaaaaaaaacctacaaataatagtggcaaaaataaaagttttgttTATTAAAGAATCAAATGTAATGAATTCAACCATTTCAGCAGCGTTATGAGTTTTGGACTGAGAGGTGCAAGAGTAGTAATGTCGCGTTgcaattaaaatcaattttctttgtttatatgaagaaacatgtagaaagggacaaaagtgAAGATCAATTTTCCTTGCTGaaatttttaacatagtttaaaaaaagtcaccaaaatagcaaaaagaaattgtcatagttacatgaatcactatgacttataataaatattaagcttTATGAAACAGGAGGAAGAAAACTTTAAGGAATGAAACAAACTTCATAAGAAGCTTAATTCATGTATTTGAATTCAACTACCCTATAGTGGaaaaaacctacaaataatagtggcaagaaatccctctatttatatacaataaatgatagtgtgaacaaatgtttattgtgccttatcggaaatgtcacaactctttgaaataCAACCCTTCAGaatgtcacaacctttcataaaagtcacaactcttcataaaagtcataacttttcgTAAAAGTTACGACTTTTCGTAAAAGTTACAACtattcataaaagttacaacttttctaaaattcacaacttttcgtaaaagtcacaactattcATGAAAGGGAAGACTAGTttaggaaataaataaattcaaaggGAAATCTTGTTTGTGATGGCGCCACTTAGGCGGACCTAaaattctcttttatatatgtatgatatatgatatatgatttttcAAAACAGAGAAAAAGATGTgcttaaaaaaaggaaagaaaaatgttGAGTTATCCATTAAATCAAAAGTATTGTCTTTACAAAACTACTAAAAATATGAATGAgcttataaaacaaaatttataagttaaaagaattttgacttatgaattatttttttgacttataaACAAATGCTTAAatatacattataaaaatatttaaaaattattttgacttaaaaccACTTATGTAATTTTACTaggtatattattgtttttataaatttcattaaaaaagaCTTTCTAGAAATATTAATGATCAATCCTCACATGTAAATTGTTAAAGATCCAATAAATTCAAGATTGATTCCTTCATATGTGTCGATTGGGCAATCAAAGACAGATTTGTCCTTGAATACATCAAAGTAAATAGTAGTAGATAAGAAATATTATTAGCATAAATAATTTCAGCATTACTTTATCCCCtatttaattaatgtatatTTTACACAAACTCCATAATTTTAACgtttaagagctaattacattatattcctactttttttcaaattacaaaaatctcttaaaatttaaggatttcGAATACATCACTCAATGTCTCAATACATTACGTCTTGATTTTGGATACATCATTCAACGTCCCGATACATTGCATCCcgatttcggatacatcactcaactTTCGATACttcttaaaatttaaggattttGGATACATTACTCAACGTCCCAATACACCGTGTCTCgttttcggatacatcactcaacgtACTGATACATCACGTCCCAATTTTAGACACATCACTCAACTTTCGCTACATCGCATTCTGATAAATTACTTTTGGTTATACAAGACACAACATTTCCGATACATCGCTCAACATTCCGatacattatttttattgatacaaaatatacaTGTCTCAATATATCGCGCTCCGATTGCGAAtagaaaagaataataatttttgtaattttttcaaatgatagaaaattttagaaaccATGATAAACTAAATTGTGCATTTCGataattttttccttaattGTATTGTTACAACTCTATAAATGACTTTTTCCGTGGTACGTTTGCGAGAGTAAATATTATCAAAACTCATTTAAATTACTACCCaactatattaataataaaaaagagtatGAGAAAGTAAATAATGTAACGAGAAAGGGAGAGTCCAGAACCTAaatgatgagaaaaaaaaattcaactttctaaacaattaaaaatagaagCTTAAAAAACTTAGGGTTGTTTGGatgaatttataaaaaataatttatcttacttttgatttttaaatttttttgaccGAAAAGTAAATGCTTAAAAACACTTTTACAGCtttttcaaacactttcaaaacttaaaattacttaaataaaaaatgcctaaaaataaatcaattcaaaaGACCCTTAATAATGCATTTAAGTGATGtactattttatttgtaggaggaAAAAGGGTAtgagagaaaaacaaaaaataaggtggtgacaaaaaaggaaaaaaaacttgTCTTGTAACCAGTGTAAGATGCGGGAGCACAATGCTTGTTATATACCGTTTCCGTTTGTAATAAAGTGATGGAGTATATATAATCTCCTCCTCTTTTGCTCTTTTAGCAAACAGCAACAGCACCTGGCAGAATCATGTCTGCTACCTTTATTTTTCCTGCcgcctcctcctcctcctcctcttcttatCTTTCAGGTTTGCGCTCTTCTACTGATGAACTGATcagcaagtttttttttttccttcccacttaattttggatatatatatatatatatgtagttgtTAAGCATCAAACGATTCGTGACACAAATACACTCACAACCAACACTATTCCTAGTCGCCGCCTGGATGGGGGTTTGAGTTTCACCCAGCATTCCCATTTCACCGGTAAGTCCTACGACGTTGGAAGTGATTATATATGCTCTCTCTCTCTTAATGTCCATTTCTTTGTTTTAGCAGCTTGTGTAGTTGATGCCACCCGAGGACCCGATTTTGCTCTTCAAGTATGATTCCCCTAATCTGTGCTagctattaatatatattggttTGGTTCTGAATTCAGATGATTAATCCTGTAGTAAAACTAAATTGAATTAATGCAGTGCAATGAGGCGACCAAAGAAAGAATTAGGAAACTGTTCCATAAAGTTGAATTTTCCGTTTCTTCATACGATACTGCCTGGGTTGCAATGGTCCCTTCTCCACATTCTGCTAAAGTCCCATGTTTCCCTGAGTGCCTACACTGGGTGTTGCATAATCAACTTGAGGATGGATCATGGGGCCTTCCGCATCACCAACCCCTCTTACTTAAAGATGTTCTTTCCTCTACTTTGGCTTGTGTGCTTGCGCTTAAAAGATGGGGTATTGGTGAACAATTAATTAGCAAGGGTATGGATTAGAATCTTCTTTACCTAAAACTCCCCTCTCCCCTTTATCTTCTTCACACTACTGCATATTGTTGTTGCAGGTTTACGTTTTATCGAGTTAAATTTTGCTTCCGCTACTGACAAGGACCAATATTCTCCAATTGGATTTGATGTCATATTCCCTGGCATGCTTGAATATGCTCAACACTTATCTTTGAAGCTTCATTTAGAATCAAGAGTCTTTAATGAACTGCTTCATAAAAGGGCTATCCAGCTCACAAGGTATATTCTAGATTATTTCTGTATGAGCTAAATGTGGTTCCTACTCTAGTCTAGTTATATAAATCTGATGTAGCATTTATGTGGTTGGAGCCTAGCTAAGTTATTAAAAATATAGTGCAATTTGAGAGGGTAACTGAATCGTTCAAACTTGGGTATCATATAGATTCTCGTGACTAACTTACTATGCTTCAATGAGAAAATTAAAGTCTTCAAGAAAGAAAACATTATTGGGTTCTGATTCATATTGACCTCAGCTTATCCATATTTTCATTGAAGATTCCTTCTTCATGTTAGGTCGTATGACAGCAGCTCATTGGAGCTTAATGCTTACCTCGCTTATGTGTCAGAGGGAATGGGAGAACTTCAAGACTGGAAAATGGTTATGAAATATCAGAGGAAGAATGGTTCGCTATTCAATTCACCATCTACTACAGCTGCTTCTCTTATTCACCTTCATGATTCTGGTTGCCTCGATTACCTTCGCGGTGCATTGAAAAAGTTTGGGAATGCTGGTAAAAGATTTgcacatttatttatttgtgaaagTTAGGATGGCATGTTGAAGCAACTTGTCTAATGCCTATCTTTCTCACAGTTCCAACTATCTATCCAATAAATATACATGCACGCCTTTGTATGGTCGATAATCTCAAAAAACTAGGAATTTGTCGGCATTTTGCTGTGGAAATTCAGAATGTATTGGATGAAACGTACAGGTAACCTTTATAACCACAGATACCCTTGGGCTTGTAGAAAAAAATTAGTCCTGTTAGATTGACTCTCTCCAAGCCTACACATAtgtaagtttttatttttacaagtcATGACATTAGccacaaaacaaaaaagatgcTGGCTGCAGGGGGAGGACGAAATCTTCACAAGTGCTGGCACTTGTTCCATGGCATTCAGGATATTGCGTGGATATGGATATAATATCTCCTCTGGTACTTCACTCGTTTGTAATCATATCAGTTTGTTCTCTTATAATGTTTTTTGTTGTCAAATAGTTTTGACGAGTTTGTCTACATTATAGATCCTGTAGCTCAGTTTCTGGAGCAAGAGCAATGTAGTGGGCATTTGAATGACATATATACTATGTTGGATTTATATCAAGCTTTAGAAATGATTATTGCTACAGACCAACCAGTTTCAAAGAAATTGAACTCATCATCCTTACAATCATTGATACAGAGACTATCAGGTGAGTTTTATCCTCAAAACGGACTCACCAAACAGATCCATGAACAGGTACTTGCCATAAGTTGCATTGTGTTTAGCTCATACTATTGTTATAGTCTCTTTGATCTAGGGCCAACTGTTACTGTTGCTTATTTTTAGGTGGATGATGTTCTTAAGTTTCCTTCTCATGCGAACTTAGAACGGGTAGCCAACAGGAGAAATATAAAGCACTATGATGTAGATAATACAAGAGTCCTAAAAACTTCATATAGGtaacttcttcaaatttttgaggactgattttgtgattttttggtTATCTTGTGCTCCTTCTCGTCAATTACTCTTTTTCATCGCATTTTGGGGACAGTTCATCAAATTTTGGCAACAAAGATTTCTTAACCCTGGCGGTAGAAGACTTCAACCTTTGCCAATCTATCCACCGCAACGAATTAAAACAACTTGAGAGGTTCGTATCTCTTTGAACCTTGATAACTAGgtggagccagttgtccctgAGTTGTTTGATGATAGTTAGATCAGAGGTGGTATATTTATTGAAGAAAACGGGAAAAACTTAAAGCAAATACTACTTCTCCcaaatgttttttctttccttGTTTGACTTCTTGTCTTTCAACAATAACTTCTGTACATGACAAAAGTGGAAGTTGATTTCAACTCAAATGTAACCTTTGGCTCATAAGTTTTCTGATTTTGTTTTCCTCATTGCTTGCCACTCTATCCTGTTGAAAAAGTTATGATATCATAATGCAAAGAGATTTCTTCTTGCTATAGCTTTCGTGATGTGCAGATTTAAGTGTTATGTGATATCAGGTGGTTAATGCAAAACAGATTGGACAAGCTGAAGTTCGCCAGAGAGAGATCTGCATACTGCTACTTTTCTGCTGCAGCCACAATTTTTCAACCTGAACTATCTGATGCCCGCATGTCATGGGCCAAGAATGGTGTACTTACTACAGTGATTGATGATTTCTTTGATGTAGGAGGTTCTATGGAAGAATTGAACAACCTAATTTTGTTGTTTAAGAAGTACATGTTTTCGTTCATATTTCCTTTGTTCTTAATATTCCTTGGTGATTTCATCTGTGTCTTTTTATTCAAATGCCTTGGTCTTTTTGGTAGGTGGGATGTAGATGTTAGCACTGACTGCTGTTCGGAGAGAGTAGGCATTATATTTTCGGCGCTTCACAGTACTATTAGTGAGATTGGAGACAAAGCATCAAAGTGGCAAGCACGTAGTGTGACCAGACACATAACTGATATTGTTAGTCTCTTTATCCAAAAAAGTCTCTTTGCATTTTTTGATAACTAATAGAGATTTTGCACTCTGACATTCATATTTCATAATTCTCCCACATATTCTACACTGTTTACAACATGGCATGCCAATtgaggttttttattttttctgcaTAGGGATTGTAGGGAAGAAATTTACTATGTGGGGTATGACATGCCAAATTGAAgtgtaaaaacaaaaacaaagaagggcctaaaatgcccCTCAACTATTTGATTggtacaaaactacccttcATCCACCTTTCGGCCCCCAAATACCCCTGACGTTCAATCACACTGAGCTCCAAttagtttcaaatatatatcTACCAGCTCACTCTTGGATCTTGGTAATTGATGATGTTAAATTACTTTGCCCTTACAATCTTATACTCCTTTGTCCTATAATACTAGAATTCGTATGGTTGACTTGGTTAAATTTTGGTCTACTGTCAGACGTTGGTTTGTCTAtcttttgaaaacaaatatttcaaatatagaACCACGTAAACTAACTATATTCTTCTTAACTTAAACTGATCAAAGGataattaatatcataaaagaCAAGGAAGAGTATTGTCGACCATATGATAACAACTGGGTCAAGTGTTAAGGTCTTAAGGAATAGACGGAGTAATCTTTAGAGGAGTGTATAAATAGAGAAAAAGACTCTTTAACACTTGCATATTTGATTTACCACCTGAATAACTATTTCATAAAGTAAGTTATAAATATACATATGTTTTCACAAATGTATGATTTCTTAATAAGTAGTCCTGTTTTGTGTAGTTTTAAGaatgtatattttaaatatttcctGTTCATTATGTTTATAATCTATCATGACTCATGAATCAAATGCATCTGACACGATGAGCTGATCCCAAGGtactatttttcaaaataaatggcAGAGTTAATCGAATGGGATATAAAGATTAAATAAGGACAACTGGGTATTTTGAAGTGGTTGGTCCGATTACTCAAATCCAACGGTCAAACCAActctttttttgaaatatttttaaaaaagagttgGTATGACCGTCAGCCCAACTCCTTACCAACGTACGTGGAATTTCACAATGAAAATTGTAGTAGGAGGGAGGTTATTGCAAATTTTAACTTAGAGGGAGATCTCCTGGACTTCGAGTATGTAAAAGGGAGGTTAATGTGGTTAGGCCTAAGAAAAAACTGCTAGAAGAAGCAGTGTGAAAGATGAAAGTATGCCACTTAATGTAGTATCATCTTTCTTCAGTAGACTTCGCTTCCCTTAACATTTACAATTTTACCTGACTGGTTTTCAACTTGTAAAACTTGGTCCGACTCATGAATTCAACAACATATGTATTCAAGGATAACTTTTGTTGGCCTTTATAACTTTCCCAGACTAATACCACCTATTGCATTTATAACATGATGGCATCAACCCCTTCTCTTCAGCAGTGAGCTTAAGAAGTGGACCTTCATTAATCTATTAGTCATGctttattctattttctaaATGCCCCACTACTCGTGCTGGGAAGAGAATTCTTTGATGATGTGTTTGTTAGGCATCCAGGCATACACGGTTACTGTACCTTTGGCATAGCTGCCTTGCTGTTCAGAGCATATTTACCTTCAACCATGCATCATCCAGATTTCGTTGACAGCAGTTCTACTATCACCATAAGTTACCATATAGGGTCGACTTCAAGATGCTCTTTCTGTCACATAAACAATATCCCTCTGCAATGAGAGCTATTGGGTCCTTTCTATATCTGAAGATTCACACAATATCGTTTGTTTACAAGTGCTTATGTCTAATTTCAATTTGTGTTTGGAAAATCAGGTAGAAAATTCTTGcagttgatttttttattattatttatttatgagtTAAGATAAAATTATGTTTGCAGTGGTTGAATCTACTGAATGCTATGTTAAGAGAAGCTGAATGGGCTAGAGATATGTCGGTGCCAACATTGGACAAATATATGGCCAACGGTTATGTATCATTTGCCCTAGGACCAATTGTCCTTCCGGCACTTTATTTTGTTGGGCCCAAACTCCCAGATGATGTTGTGAAACATCCTGAATACCATAGTTTATTCAAGTTAGTGAGCACTTGCGGACGTCTTCTTAATGATATCAGGAGTTTTGAGGTATATACATGCTTAATCATTTTGCACTCAAAAATTCCTGTGCTGGTTCGTCATTCCCTAAGTTTCTTGAcctcttaatttatttttttgcagaGAGAGTCGAAGGATGGAAAACTAAATGCTGTAACCTTGAGCGTCACTCATGGAAATGGCAGAATAAGTGAGGAAGCAGCCATTGAAGGATTGAGTCACAGAGTTGAAATGCAAAGGAAAGAACTCCTGAAATTGGTTTTGCAAAGAGAGGGCAGCGTAGTTCCAAGTGCTTGCAAGGATTTGTTTTGGAAAATGAGCAAAGTGTTGCATCAATTTTACATCAAGGACGATGGTTTCAGTTCAATGGGGATGGCCAATACTGTGAAGGCAATTATTCATGAACCCATAACTCTTAACTACCTTGGGGATTCAAAACTAATTACTGATTACAATTAAGAGGTCTCAACCCCTTAGATTTCGTGCTCTCCTTAGCCAGTGCATGCACAACCATTTCTGTTTTATAGTGCAAACAGGTTAATAGCATGACCTTTCTTGTAATTTTTTGGTGTTGCTATGCATACTCTGTGGTGTGTGAACACGGACATTTCAGCATATGTCTGCTGCTGATTTTGAGCATGTCATCTTGATTTGATGGAACTTGATAGCTGTACTTGTCCCTCCCGTCCTTGGGAAGCAAGGCTTTCATGGGTACTTCCACCTATAAGTTGGATCCATTTGACACAATCTGTGAGCACAAAGTTGATCACTTAGCTTTCAGTTTATCTCCGCAACTCAAAAGAGCTGCTTCCATTTTGGACTTGGTCACTACTTCTCCTGCCACTCCCAAGTCCTAAACCTACATTTTCATTGGCCATCTTCATTTTCGTCTCCTCCTTCAGTTCTATCATTCTGTCAAGGTCTCTTTGGATAACCAAACTCCCTCCCTTGTTCAAGATTTCTTGCTTACTTGTCCATAGATAACACCTACTCATACTGATTTCCACAGCTACATTTTCCTATTCTCTAACAGGTCCTCAATGGTGGTGAAACATGTATACATTAGTATCTATATATTTggtttataattttaatattatacaCTTTTATCAAATTTGCATAAAAATGTCTAATAACGTACAAAAAGTATTTACACACACTTCTACACGATTATACAAGTTTTAACCCGCAAAAATATGGAGTTTGTGAGCAATTTTGTAAAAATCCAAACAAAAGACGAGATGGCAGAGTGGATGGGACCGTTTCCGTTTTCTCCAATAGTAAAAATCACACCAGCATTCATCTCAATTACGAAGACAAATATTGAT
This region includes:
- the LOC125876304 gene encoding ent-kaurene synthase, chloroplastic isoform X1; the encoded protein is MSATFIFPAASSSSSSSYLSVVKHQTIRDTNTLTTNTIPSRRLDGGLSFTQHSHFTAACVVDATRGPDFALQCNEATKERIRKLFHKVEFSVSSYDTAWVAMVPSPHSAKVPCFPECLHWVLHNQLEDGSWGLPHHQPLLLKDVLSSTLACVLALKRWGIGEQLISKGLRFIELNFASATDKDQYSPIGFDVIFPGMLEYAQHLSLKLHLESRVFNELLHKRAIQLTRSYDSSSLELNAYLAYVSEGMGELQDWKMVMKYQRKNGSLFNSPSTTAASLIHLHDSGCLDYLRGALKKFGNAVPTIYPINIHARLCMVDNLKKLGICRHFAVEIQNVLDETYRCWLQGEDEIFTSAGTCSMAFRILRGYGYNISSDPVAQFLEQEQCSGHLNDIYTMLDLYQALEMIIATDQPVSKKLNSSSLQSLIQRLSGEFYPQNGLTKQIHEQVDDVLKFPSHANLERVANRRNIKHYDVDNTRVLKTSYSSSNFGNKDFLTLAVEDFNLCQSIHRNELKQLERWLMQNRLDKLKFARERSAYCYFSAAATIFQPELSDARMSWAKNGVLTTVIDDFFDVGGSMEELNNLILLFKKWDVDVSTDCCSERVGIIFSALHSTISEIGDKASKWQARSVTRHITDIWLNLLNAMLREAEWARDMSVPTLDKYMANGYVSFALGPIVLPALYFVGPKLPDDVVKHPEYHSLFKLVSTCGRLLNDIRSFERESKDGKLNAVTLSVTHGNGRISEEAAIEGLSHRVEMQRKELLKLVLQREGSVVPSACKDLFWKMSKVLHQFYIKDDGFSSMGMANTVKAIIHEPITLNYLGDSKLITDYN
- the LOC125876304 gene encoding ent-kaurene synthase, chloroplastic isoform X2 — its product is MSATFIFPAASSSSSSSYLSVVKHQTIRDTNTLTTNTIPSRRLDGGLSFTQHSHFTACVVDATRGPDFALQCNEATKERIRKLFHKVEFSVSSYDTAWVAMVPSPHSAKVPCFPECLHWVLHNQLEDGSWGLPHHQPLLLKDVLSSTLACVLALKRWGIGEQLISKGLRFIELNFASATDKDQYSPIGFDVIFPGMLEYAQHLSLKLHLESRVFNELLHKRAIQLTRSYDSSSLELNAYLAYVSEGMGELQDWKMVMKYQRKNGSLFNSPSTTAASLIHLHDSGCLDYLRGALKKFGNAVPTIYPINIHARLCMVDNLKKLGICRHFAVEIQNVLDETYRCWLQGEDEIFTSAGTCSMAFRILRGYGYNISSDPVAQFLEQEQCSGHLNDIYTMLDLYQALEMIIATDQPVSKKLNSSSLQSLIQRLSGEFYPQNGLTKQIHEQVDDVLKFPSHANLERVANRRNIKHYDVDNTRVLKTSYSSSNFGNKDFLTLAVEDFNLCQSIHRNELKQLERWLMQNRLDKLKFARERSAYCYFSAAATIFQPELSDARMSWAKNGVLTTVIDDFFDVGGSMEELNNLILLFKKWDVDVSTDCCSERVGIIFSALHSTISEIGDKASKWQARSVTRHITDIWLNLLNAMLREAEWARDMSVPTLDKYMANGYVSFALGPIVLPALYFVGPKLPDDVVKHPEYHSLFKLVSTCGRLLNDIRSFERESKDGKLNAVTLSVTHGNGRISEEAAIEGLSHRVEMQRKELLKLVLQREGSVVPSACKDLFWKMSKVLHQFYIKDDGFSSMGMANTVKAIIHEPITLNYLGDSKLITDYN